TTTTCCATATCATTGCCATTATTAGCACTAGAAGGCACGATGTGATGGTCATCACAACCACCACCGCTAAACCTGTAACAAACATAAGTAAGTGCTATTGTCATAGAAAAAGTAATTAAAGTGACTATAATTTGGTGAAATTTTAGTGCACGTATTTATTTATTACCATAGGCGTTGCCGAGTTGCACAGTGGTTTTAAAGCCTAAAGTGACAGTGACACAAGCCACCATGAGAAGGTAATTGACTTTGGGAATATAAACTTGTCCTTTGTGATATGCCGATGTGTGAACAATCTTCACACGTGGAAAACACCCCAAAGAAAGGGATTGTTGGATTATAGAAAAAGATCCAGATATCAAAGACTGACTAGCTATGATTGCGGCCAATACAGCCAACACAAACATTGGCCAATATATAGATTCTGATACAGATCATCATTATTGAGTTAGAATAAGACAATTTTAACTGACTATTCATATATAATTGAAATTAAGCAAAGATGGTTCAGTTTATGAAGATATATTGACCTGGAATTGACTTAAAAAAGATATCAGAAACAGTATCAGGGTGCTTGCGAAGGAAAGCAGATTGTCCAGCATAGGCTAGAATAATAGATGGGTAGGTTACAAAACAAGTGCTTATTTGAATGGACCTCACTGTGAAGTGTCCCACGTCAGCAAACAAAGCTTCGGCTCCTGCAGAAATTATTAGCAAAATTTTATAACACTATTGATTGTAATATTAATATTGGGGTGATAAATTTAATTTGGAACAATATAATTATGTATGTACCTGTTATGGATAGTACAGTGCCACCAAGAGAAAACCAAGCTTCTTTTTTATTTCTGATAAAATAAGCTACTATGTAGCTCGGGTTTAGGGCTTTAATGATTGTCGAGTCGAACTTGATGAAATTGTAGAGTCCAATGCAACCAATAAGTACAAACCATAGAAAAAGTATTGGAGAAAAAGAATAGCCCACTCTGTGAGTTCCAAATCTTTGAACCATAAATAGACCGATCAAGATGACTACTGATATCCAAACAATTCTATCTgtatttttagagagagagaaaaaaagtaCTTTCACGATGAATGAATAATTAAAGTATAGGTTATTGATTAAAAGAGCAAAATAACTAATAGTGTATGTCCACCTTGTGTCATAGCAGGCGTAGCTTCCTTAATACCTCCAACGGCCGACAAAACTGCCATAAACAAATTATCGAGTAAACTTGGATGAAGTAAAATCGATCAATTTGTAGATGTATACATAGAGATATAACATGAATTATTAGTTTAAAAATGAGTACCTGAAATGCAAGGAGTGAAGATACCGTCACCAATCAACATGGAAGTGCCAAGCATGGTGACCAACAATAGGAAGTACTTGGCAAAGTTGCTATTCTCAAGTCTAGATTTAATCCATGTTGCTCGTTTCAAGCGTCTACTCGGTAACTCAAGCTTAAAATTTGAAATGTTGGTGTCCTCAGCTTGTTCGTTTGGGGTCAATCCAACCTTTGCATATCGGCATATAAGAGAATACAATGCAAACGTTCCTCCTGCATATATTTCAAACCATTATTTACATATTCTAAGAAGAAAACTTTATTACATTGTTTTATTATTAACTATTACATTACGTCTGATAATATTATCATGTATTTGACTTGGttcttatttaatttataaacaaAATAGTTTTTCTTGTTCTACTGGTTTGGTTCCGAGAAATGATTCTGGTGGTTCCGAGAATGGTGAAAAGAAATGAACTCAATTAATTAATTCagcaatttaattttttatttttttatcatcaGTGTCTAGCTATAaaagtaaattttttattttgtaaatatatgtagtaattgaaatattaattgcacaaaaaaaatttcattttcatttttcttttgcatatatatctttttattttataccATTTGATCAGAGGTCCCATTCCcagaaaaatgaaagaaagagaaaaaaaataaacgaAAGAATagtattaatttattaaatgttTGAGAGATCGTACCGTCACCATTGTCAGTCGCCCTTAAAACGATGAAGACGTACTTAACCAAAGTGCTTAAGGTGATCGTGTAAAAGATAATTGAGAAAGCACCCAAAATATCATCTTCACTTTTTATACCATTGGGGAAGGTACCTGCGTACGTATACAATGGTGATGTTCCAATATCACCATAAACAACTCCAATACTTTGGAACGCTAGATTCAAAATAATCGACCATTCCATAACCTAAAATCATTTTTTCAAAACAAAATTATTCCATTAGAGAAATATAATAATTTCTTTACATGTCTCCAACAAAAAATGAAGTGATGAGCATCTATTATATATAGAAATGATATTATTTCAAATAACACTCATGGCTgatgagaaaaataaaaaagtaagaGAAAATCACTTTAGAATCATGATCGGGACCGGGATAGGTGAGAGACTCGATATCGAAGGAGTCGAATCTTTTGAAAGTATTTTGTTTGTTGGATCCatgttgttgttcttgttcttgttggTCTAGGACATGGGAAACTTCGTCTCTCATAACTCTCTCTGCCGAGTCTTCTTCTTCCACTACTACTTCGTTGCGGCTACTCATATTGTTGTCAATATATATCTAAAAGTcatgtaaaaaaatatatcaaagagatagatatatgtataatataataatatatataaataaatggaAGGGGCCACAATAAAGTATTTTCATAGTTAGTTTTCACGTTTTTTCTGCCAATTTGTTAAAAATAATAGAAACGTGTTATTTCCGCGTATGGTAAAAGAAGAATGTATTTTGAATCTGAATTTGTGCGTATAGTTAATACACGGTTGACACAGGCTAATAATTTTCATTCTTTCTTTGTAGCTAGCTAGGTTGGGGAAGAGAACAAAAAATGCCTTCGTATTTGACATAAAAcgtaaaatattatatttatccATCATTTTTATCACAAGAAAATATAGAGATGGATAATTAGATGTTGTCcttcattaataaaaaaaaacaattactcGTATTAACATATAAatcacatttaaaaaataaacataaatataggaaaaataaacatagtttctatatttatggaaaaaataataattatacaaaatattgtaagttttgaaaaaaaaaaaaaaagtttaaaatatggtaattccatataatataaaaaaatagatattaccataatcataaatacacaaaACTCTCTATCACTCTCTCATTTCTCTCCCTCACAACATATCTCTTTCTCTTTtctcctttcttcctctctccaCTCCCATTTGATTTTCTCATCATCTCAGCCATTTGTCGGCAATGCTACCTCTGCCCCCGCCCCCGATGACGACGACGCACCTCCGCCCCCGCCTCTGATTGTGACGTACTTCCGCCCCTCTagttcttgttgttgttgttgttcttcttcctcttcttcttcaaatctaattttatttttattctctttctTCTTGTTCTACTTTTTCACATCTGGTTTTGCAATTTCAAATATGATTTTGCacttcaaatttatttattttttaattctaaACCTAACTGTAACTGGTTAGAGTCAAGATCTTATCTAAATGTAACCCTCTAGttctgggttttctgggttttttacTAGTAACCGGGTACAATGGCGTCTGATTCTTTATATtcatatatgatattttttttagatctagttGTAACCAATTACAAAAATGATTACTTTAGATTTGTTTGTTTAGATCTGATTTTATTTTCACACCTGACTATGTAGCCAGGTACCATGGAgattggttcttttttttttttagatctgaatCTGTAACCACTTACGATTATGCAAGTTTAGCTTTTTTGTTTGTGATCCTATTTGTTTCCAGGTCTGGCtaagtaaccggttaccatcGCAATTGGTTCTTTTTTTTCATGTCTATTTCGTTTTTCAGACCTAgctgtaactagttaccttcacgatcaatttagtttattttttacgTATCAAttgttttttcttccaaatctcactaaTTAAGTAATCACttacaattcagttgatattttgataaggtacattactaaaaaaaaaatcaaaattatttttatagctgtaactagttactacaacaccacttaaaaataaaattgatttttattgttataaccAGCTACCacacattactaaaaaaaattgacagtggCACAGGATTACCAtcacacaaaaaaaaatgttttgatAGGGTAACCAATTACTCTAGATAAAATGAAGATTGAGGAatataaaaaatggaagaaaagtaAAAGGAATGGGAATAAAATATATGGTGTTACatccaaatttcgaggatgaataaatgacTCGCGAAATGTATGCTCGTAAAGCGTAAGCTCGAAGATAACAAGCAGTGGCTAAACACTTGTATGAATAAGCATGATTCAAGACTTCTTATTCttgttggcgatcgagcacaagtttaaaaggctcgagcttaagcGTCAAGCTCAAAAGAAAGAATCTTCTCCAATGCACATGGGTGTGATTCGAGCTTTAGTTGTAAGCTTGAAGATATTTGTCTTCGAAGATTGAGCTCGATGAAACCACTAGCTAAGGAGGAGGCACTACACCAAATATCCCTTTtcataacacattaatataatactattgaaaaagtattatgatatacttatatatatgtggcaaaataatagaaaaaaaggGCGGTAATTTTTTTTTGGGAACCCGCCTGCCTATAACttgtaaaaaatatattgttttactaattccttcttctttttcagaCAAACTCCCCCGTTTTCTTCTGTCTCCAAAGTCAATCCCATGCTTCAGCTCCGACCACCTAACCACCATCCTCACAACCATTTTTCTCCGAGCCAAGCTCCAAATCTCAGGCACCCGTGAACCCAACCCCCAAACCAAGTGACCCCAGGTGCGAGCCCACCTCTGTGTGCCTTCGACCCAGTGCGACTTCCATTCGCGGGCCACCACCAGGTGCGATTATGCACCCGTTCCGCTGTAGAGCCCCAAGTGTGCACCAAGCTGGAGCTTGAACGATCCTGAGTTGCAGAGGAAGAAAATGGTGGCTGGGTATCAGGCTTACGCCGTTGAGGGGTATATTTGGATTTCTTGTCTTGAATGATGCTTGAGTGAATAGTTTACCGTTCTTTACCAGAACTTTTAGATTTTAGTATTCTGATTGTGAAATATGTAGATATAGTTTTGGAGGTATATAGTCAAGATCCCTTCATGATATTTTAGCTATATACAATCACAGAAAAACACCCAAAAGAGTAATCTttattaattttgtattaaaaaaaaaaaagaagaacacCTTAACGGATAGTGTAGTTTTGACCTTCTTCTCTCCTAGGAATAAAgatcttaatttattttgatgGCAAGTTTGGATGGAATATTCTAAAGTTGATTTTAGCTTtgtactaaaataaaataaagctaGAATTATTCATGCTCTTAGTTCTTAACAATTCCGTGTTTGTTACTTGTATTAATCGTTCCTTTGTACTCTTATATTCTATCATGTTTCTTCTTTTCAATATTAAACTGGGCATCTGATTGGATAGAGTTTATACTTTAAAGATTCATTATGCTTTTCCTTTGATTCTTGATAACATATATTGTATTAGATGGTAGGTAATAGCTTTGTATCCACAAACATGTCCTAAAACTTATATTTCCAAGTTCACTATTACAATCTTAATTTTTGCAAATTTGGAGAAGTTATAAATTGATTTAGGATTAACTGGAATGAATTTGGTTGGGATTGTACATGATATGGACAATTCTCACAGATTGTGTATTGTTTCTTTTCTATTTTCATAGAATTTTCCATCTGGGCCCAAATTCTCACATTTTTTGCCCCTTGTGAGTGGGTGATGATGCATCTTATTttcattgtgttttctttgtcTTGTCGTATGTAAATTCTATACCGTAAAATGGAGATTGTGGTCTAAGTGTATGGCCTTATTTTTTTAGCGGATCATGGTTGCTTTCTAGAAAATTGGCAACAATGCTATTAATTGACTGTGAGCAGAACGAGAATAACTATTTCTTAACTACAGCAGGTATGTTTAAGAGCATGTAATTAATAATTTCATGTGATCAGCTCAATGGTGCTTTATATTGTATAGACTCCAAAGTAATACATGTTGTGATATGCGATTTAAAATGTTGCAGTGCTGGATTTCACAATGCAGCTGATGGAAACAGGATTTGAGAATGATACTGTTCTTGCATTAATTGTCTTTTCTCTACAGTATGTTCTTGTAAACCATGAATATTGGAAATACAAGGCGAAGCATACTCGCTGGAGAATAACATTGAAGGTACACCTTTAGTTTTACTATGGAATTTGAGTTGGTTCTCTATTTCCATCCCTTGTTCTTTCTTATCTTTCTCCGTCATAGTATAGAAAACATAATGCAGTTAGATTATTTAACTTGCTTAAAAAAATGTTACATATTGAAGATAAtaaattcatttttatttatccTTTATAATATATAGTATTTTTGTCTGCTTGAATAATTTTCCTTTCATGGGtatgttttctttcttttgttgGTTATTTAGGTGTGTCGGCAACTTGATTATGTGTACTGTTTTTTAAAGAGTACGAGAAATTAATTTGGCTTTTTACTTCATTTTGAGCAACATTACCTTTTAAGTCTCTGTTTATCTCCTTTTGCTTCAGTATTTTACTGTGTAAGACTTAAACATTTGAGGCTATTGATAAAATGACATTGGTTGTTTCATTATTCTAGGTTATTGGGATAAAGGGGTAGTTTCCATGACCGATTCTCAATGTCACTACCAACTGGAATGTTGTTGTTAATGTCAAGAATAACCTCGATGAGCCATTGCTTATTACATGGTATAATGTCCATGTGCCATTAACATATGAGAGTTGTTTTTAATGTTGACAAATTCAAATGTATACTTTCTTTTTTTTTGCATAATGTTTAAATGAAGGAATGGAATACAGCACAGGAAAAACTCTTGGCAAGATGGTGTGAAAGATCAGATAGGGAGTTTCTTTTACTTCCCTTCCCTGAACTTTCAAAGAACTGTAGGAGGGTATGGGGGGGTCATTATAAGCAACAGAGCAGTTATTCCACTACCTTTTCTGGTGCCAGATGGAGATATTACACTCTTTATTAGTGACTAGTATACAAAGAGTCATAAAGTGAGTTTATGTCTTGTTACTACATCTATTACTGAATTCTTTCTCTTGGCTTTATTGGGTATGAGACTGATGTTTATCGGGTAACAGGAACTGAGAAAAGATGTTGAAAATGGAATTGCCCTTGGAGTTCATGACGGAATTACTATAAGTGGACATGGTCCCTTTTGATATGATGAGGCACTTGTTCCAACAGGAAATCCTTTCCTTCTAGTAAATGTTGAACCAGGTAAAAAGTAAATAGTATACCTCTTTTTTCGTTTTTCTTTTGGCTATGTAAGGTTTAGTTATGATAGTTAAATTGATTTATGAAGGTAGGCTGTCAATCTCATTGTAACTTTGTCTTGAACAAGAAAAACATACCGTCTACGGGTGCATAATGTCGGTATCTCAACTAGTTTGAATTTCAGGATACAAAACCACAACTTACTTCTTGTTGAGACTGAAGGATCATATACAGTTCAGCAGAACTAATCAAACATGGACATACATGTGGGTCAGTCATATTCATTCTTGGTAACAATGGATCAAAATGCCAGCAGTGGGGTGAGCTTTtgcttctgttttttttttcgtttGCATTTTTTCTTGTTTTGAAATTGGAAAAGTCAGGAACACGAGTTGGACAGTTTCTCTTTTTTTCTGTAGTATGGATTTTGGAGTATGGAAAGAAAACAATAGAAACACTTACAACAAATGGGACGGGGTTGCTCGCAGCACCACATAGGTACTCCTGTCTTGTAACTATAACCAAATTTAATAGTTTGATCAGCAAAACCTCAATTTGATTCTTGTCATGACAATGAAATGATGTTTCCTGGGATCGGTAAAATAGTGCATGGACCAGTTTTTTTTCTCAGCTTTCATGGTGCCTAAATTGAACTCATTAAAGAGAGTTAGTCAAGAGCTTTATTTATATAGAGAATGAGTAGTACAGAGGGGGTAATTATGAAACTAACTACCATATAACAAACTCTTCAGCAGAAAAACTAACATAACTAAATAATATTAACAACTAGTGCTTTCAGAAGTGAATCATGTCTTGTTAACAGAATGATTTTTCAACTGGTTACAAGTCTTTCCCAGAGGTTAGACAACAATTTTGATTTCTCTAGACAATAGTGGCATGTGGAACCTTCGAACAAACAATCTAAACTCGTGGTATCTAGGCCAGGAAACGtgttggagatgtgccctgaaagcatatgtagtagacattgtttttatgaaataaataaataaattgaatttgttatgtatatattttatggactatattattctatgataatattatgtaaatatcaggaaaattcctaagttcatgaatgtaatctcaaacacgtattagtacgagaggattgtgtttgagataaatgaacttgaatagttcgcagtaaaataaagttatggaatctttagattaattactgcaagtacggtccactagtattatgaatacatgtgatctagatccggatcactagtgtggtaggacactttagtggaggtgctttatatattagagaatatatagaactggaccagatatgtttattaatacttagttaaataccgttttgaagtattaattaaatatatcaactgatgatcatatacaaatagatcttaatcctgaggttactatgaactcctgtttatgttatatgagttctttgattcacttgttaaggtctgtcagaatgatcaggctaaaaacgtttgttttggaaactcattaatatagatggctggggacaaagtatacatatatggaatctataccttctcgcaagagattgaatgatggttctcttaagggttgacttttgggactgaaaggttattgagctcaaattaataatttagttatgaattaaccttcactagtagagtcaatggtacttaaggaaacaagagataattaaaagggtaaaatggtaattttattcccgattaattatgaaccattattagagggtcaagttgtatgcaatgattaaatcaatggacgctttatgattataaagtactcagtaaatgaaatgtctataattacaagagtgcagtctcatatttatagtggaataatcatgagattaataaattaagattatttaattaaagagtttaattaataatctcaaatttattggagcttggaattataggtccataggtccccatagcggctctatcaacactgttcaaggtaagagttgatatgaagggaaaatagtttaaagacatatttaagaagaaatttgtttttcaggccaaatatgcaattatatgataatagtgattaattaattaattacaaattagttgtagttaaccaaattaattaatatttaattattatataattttcgaaattatattaaataattaaattaatttttgaaatttaattaaataattaattaattataattttttgaaattataataaattaaatatttaatttcgaaaatttgggtttaattaattagtagaattaattaagtatctttatttgagtgggagatgataatctgataagttcaaattggatttgaatttaaaagattgatatttattcaaataattaattatatttgataattaattaaaaagatagttaatttgaattagctatcatgttcttagatcttatctgacaaagaaatttgaataaataattaaataaaatttgaaaaactaatatccctagaaattaggaagctacacgttcacacacagtccatagactgtgtgtggcgtgtagagcagtatttttcagggatgggattttcaattttatttgtttaattaattaattaatggataattcaaaaattggtttttcgtattttttcattaatggaataattaattaattaaaaattaaattgtaaaatggttacagatttaatttttaaattttgaattttttctgttaagtatgactgatcagaaaattattcagagaagataagtgaagagagtgagactactctgaaaattcgctctgtgaaaatagaacgatagttttctctccctgaaaataaagaaccaattctcaggcctattctcttgatctcatgtgttgagtacatcaagtagattcacaaataaactatccttcattctctaagtgcccacacatttcttgaggtgtagagaacgctttggaagatcttggtgtgagtacgtggagcggcttggataggaagatcgttctaaatacgagaagatagcaaggacacttgataggcttcaagaggtatggtttctatcactatcttgcttagtattaatgtatgtatattaatggatctgcatatttaaaggtagtttaaatatgttacaaaatttttgttgtacactgggccaaccacaccatctttccgctgcgtattaggaaactcgttcctaacaaaacGTACATTAGTGTCGTAAACTCTGAGTTTGTGAGAAGAATTGCAGAAGCAGCAGAAAGTAAGTTCAATTCAATTTCATTTTCTGGTTTTAGATATGCAACatgcattttattgatttttcctcttttttatttctatttaatgtGATAAACATTTCCAAGTCGATACTTTACATTTATTCAATAAGACCaagtaagaaaagaagaagaaagaaaaaagtctACTGTTCTTAAAGATTATAAAAATCCGAAATCATCAATTGTTGAAGTCtacatattttatatttattgcaCTCTTTGTTTCAAGGATGGAATCATGaaactatacatataatgaattatgTTCGTGTAAcaaatatttatatgaatatacAATTAATTTCAGTCACATTTTTTTAAAAGTGGTTTGAATCATATTCAGATTGAAAAGAGAGAATAAAAAAGATAAGTGAAGGGACTAAAATATAAGTTGCAATCAACATGAATTAGAAATTAGAAATGCCACAAAGAATAAGACAATAAAATTTTTACATTATGAAAAGAAAAATATCCGCGTATAGTCTAGCCAAAAGAGCAAAAATTTCTTCATTAATGGCTTATTTGGTCCTATTATAATCATGCCACTGGTTTCTTTTGTGGGTCTTGGGCTCTTTGCAAGGGGATTCCCACTTGTAATGTCCAAAAAACTCTGTTACTTTAGCTTTTATTATAAGCTAAAGCTATTACACTTTGCTTTGATTTTCCCTGAAAAATATGCGATTTTCACCTGTGTTTTGGGGGTAACAGAAGTGTTTGTACATTAGTAACAAGGTTTTAGTTGATGGCATAGTCTGGTGGCCATATATTTTCCCAATGTCCCCACTCAAGGGCCTTAAAAACAGAAAGAGGTCTTAGATCACTATTGGGTTCCATGACTAATGAGTTGAGTGAGTAATCAAGATAATGATTTAGACAAAAGGTTTGTCTTTTTTTAATCAACCGGGGCTCACTTTTGTGTTTGGTGTTCATCAGGGTTATAATATACTTTTGTTTCATcctttttatttatcttttataagGTAATCTAATTTTTGTGCTGTATGTTAGTATTTGATGTTGAA
The genomic region above belongs to Humulus lupulus chromosome 1, drHumLupu1.1, whole genome shotgun sequence and contains:
- the LOC133816736 gene encoding potassium transporter 5-like translates to MGPLIKCQIHDNIIRRGTFALYSLICRYAKVGLTPNEQAEDTNISNFKLELPSRRLKRATWIKSRLENSNFAKYFLLLVTMLGTSMLIGDGIFTPCISVLSAVGGIKEATPAMTQDRIVWISVVILIGLFMVQRFGTHRVGYSFSPILFLWFVLIGCIGLYNFIKFDSTIIKALNPSYIVAYFIRNKKEAWFSLGGTVLSITGAEALFADVGHFTVRSIQISTCFVTYPSIILAYAGQSAFLRKHPDTVSDIFFKSIPESIYWPMFVLAVLAAIIASQSLISGSFSIIQQSLSLGCFPRVKIVHTSAYHKGQVYIPKVNYLLMVACVTVTLGFKTTVQLGNAYGLAVVVVMTITSCLLVLIMAMIWKTHILLIILYIITIGAMEFVYMSSVLYKFDQGGYLPVVFAAVLVGIMFVWHDVFRRKYNYEFENKISPQKINDIVNDIKLTRMPGIALFYSELVQGIPPIFKHYVQNVPALHSVLVFVSSKSLPMSKVPPEDRFLFCRVEPKELNMFRCVARYGYRDSHKESEPFEKILLGKLKEFIMKKSAEELNNGDGDENIVEQGVVITKEMLENEIETLEKVFNHHGVVHLMGETKVFAGVGTNVCKRFLINYAYDFLEKNLSQNSNQGFSIPHKRKVKVGMTYEL